From the genome of Methanofollis sp. UBA420:
ATGGGGTCACAGATCGCCCAGACCATCGCCGCGAAGTACCCGGAGCGGGTGAAGGGCCTCGTCCTCGTTGTCGGTTTCACCCGCGTACTGCCCCTGATGCGACTGATCGGCATTATTACGACAAACATTCCCGGCATCAAAGAGAAGATGACCGGCTGGATATACCAGCAGAAATACCCCCCTACCCCGGCGTCTTTCCGGCGGATTACAGACGCTGCCAACCAGTGTGATACGCGGGAGTTGTGCGGCAGGATCGCGGCCCCGACCCTGATCGTCAACGGGACGAAGGACGGGATTGTGCCGATGAAGATCACGCGGGAACTGGCTGACGGAATCCCCGGTGCCCGGCTGGTCCTTGTGGAGGGGGACCACCTGTTTGTAGCGAAAAACCCCGACCTGCTGATAACACCGGCCCTTGCATTCCTGGGGGAGGTGGACGGGAAAATAGATCATTGATGCTGCCGGGGCTCTCTTTTTTCCTGGGGGTGCAACAAAGTTTCGATGAACAGGGCAACACCGTACCTCCATTTCAAGAGCAAAGAAACTCCCCTGGCGGCTGTCGTGCTCAGAGGAGTACAGTCCTCCGACGAAAAATCTCCGGGATCCAGGTTTGAGAACTGATTCTTTCGGTTCACTTCCTCCTTCGCTATGAAAACGATCACGATTGAGCGTCGTACATGGAATGACCCTCCCCTTTCTGTGTACTATACCGTCAGCGCGTTATTCGGCCCGCCTCGCCCTGGTGCGCACCTCACATCCCGCACAGTCGGGCGGGCATTCCATAGCAACATCTCCGCTCCCCTGACCCCGGAAGAGAGCCCTGAC
Proteins encoded in this window:
- a CDS encoding alpha/beta fold hydrolase is translated as MPTVHVNDIDMYYEAHGEGEPLLMIQGLGFEISAMVTEPGKSRYIDKFTDSYRVIVYDYRGVGRTDKPDMPYTIEMLADDTIGLMDALGIRKAHIMGTSMGSQIAQTIAAKYPERVKGLVLVVGFTRVLPLMRLIGIITTNIPGIKEKMTGWIYQQKYPPTPASFRRITDAANQCDTRELCGRIAAPTLIVNGTKDGIVPMKITRELADGIPGARLVLVEGDHLFVAKNPDLLITPALAFLGEVDGKIDH